In the Alteromonas sp. M12 genome, one interval contains:
- a CDS encoding TIGR03545 family protein, with translation MNKIIRWQGLVGFIAIVGLISAILILFLDTWIKLATTIGLEEVTGAEVNIESVSHSFSPFGVTFENIQLTDPNQPTHNQIQADKLTAQIELAPLLLNKIIIDDMTISGVAFSQPRETEGSVYNVSRIEAGAKSIVDPQNIPSVDEILARSPLKTDKAIEEVQNSYALHSENVKAKYAELPSKEKLQDYKTEIESLTQTDYKDPIKLAAAKKQFDALREEINLDKQKIEAFNEAVKAAQKDLSPKLAELKSAPGQDYKQLQNLIAGDQGAIQDVTRMILGDKAAVWSNYLLSAYQIAAPLMGNAQSEQQQQRAEGKWIEFADAAELPDIWVKKADISLTWQQETIASKWLNITHQHNRIGQPTTFKIDSSTSSLWQSLKVDGDFEFSDLGMVARQEWDLKGIKLQEIALLEEQKLSTKVESALMGSSGNLAVANGIMKGSGNIDFKQLSMAATGTNNLTKVIAETLTGLSNLNINTKIAGSFEHPDVSFSSDLDQQIGKTMLTNLTADQTSKLGELRTKLDSKAQNVLGDKNAQLTQWIDWQSVADGDLGSMEEMLNAQFNNVLEKQKDKLKDKLKDKLFGN, from the coding sequence ATGAATAAAATTATTCGTTGGCAAGGACTGGTAGGCTTTATAGCGATAGTAGGCTTAATAAGCGCTATTTTGATTCTTTTTTTAGATACATGGATAAAACTGGCAACGACCATTGGTTTGGAAGAAGTCACAGGTGCAGAAGTGAATATCGAATCTGTATCTCACAGCTTTTCGCCATTTGGGGTTACTTTTGAAAATATACAATTAACCGATCCGAATCAACCTACTCATAACCAAATTCAAGCAGACAAACTAACCGCACAAATCGAGTTAGCGCCGCTGTTATTAAACAAAATTATCATCGACGATATGACTATCTCTGGAGTGGCTTTTAGTCAACCACGAGAAACTGAAGGTAGTGTTTATAACGTTTCACGTATTGAAGCGGGAGCCAAATCGATTGTTGATCCGCAAAATATTCCCAGTGTCGACGAAATATTAGCCCGTTCACCTTTGAAAACAGACAAAGCCATAGAAGAAGTTCAGAACTCATACGCTCTACACAGTGAAAACGTAAAAGCAAAATATGCTGAACTTCCTAGTAAAGAGAAACTTCAAGATTACAAAACTGAAATAGAGTCTCTTACCCAAACAGATTATAAAGATCCAATTAAACTTGCTGCCGCTAAAAAACAATTCGATGCCCTACGGGAAGAAATCAACCTAGATAAACAAAAGATTGAGGCCTTCAACGAGGCAGTAAAAGCTGCACAAAAAGATTTATCTCCCAAGTTAGCCGAACTGAAATCTGCTCCAGGGCAAGATTATAAGCAATTGCAAAATTTGATTGCCGGTGACCAAGGCGCAATTCAAGACGTTACTCGAATGATCCTTGGCGATAAAGCCGCCGTTTGGAGCAACTATCTATTAAGTGCATACCAAATCGCGGCGCCATTAATGGGCAATGCTCAAAGCGAACAGCAGCAACAGCGCGCCGAAGGTAAGTGGATTGAATTTGCTGATGCCGCTGAACTCCCAGACATCTGGGTTAAAAAAGCAGACATTTCCCTTACATGGCAACAAGAAACCATTGCTTCTAAGTGGTTAAACATCACCCACCAACATAACAGAATAGGCCAACCAACTACTTTTAAGATTGATTCAAGCACGAGTTCGTTATGGCAATCGTTGAAAGTAGACGGAGATTTTGAATTTTCAGATCTCGGTATGGTTGCACGTCAGGAGTGGGATCTGAAAGGCATTAAACTGCAGGAAATTGCGCTGCTAGAAGAACAAAAGCTATCAACCAAAGTTGAAAGTGCATTAATGGGCAGTAGCGGTAATTTAGCCGTTGCCAATGGCATAATGAAAGGCTCGGGTAACATTGACTTCAAGCAATTGAGCATGGCCGCAACAGGCACCAATAACCTAACAAAAGTGATCGCAGAAACCCTAACCGGCTTGAGCAACCTTAACATTAATACCAAGATTGCTGGCAGTTTCGAGCATCCCGATGTTTCCTTTAGTTCCGATTTAGATCAGCAAATTGGCAAAACCATGTTAACCAACCTGACAGCTGATCAAACCTCTAAACTAGGAGAATTGCGCACTAAACTTGATAGTAAAGCGCAAAATGTTTTAGGCGACAAAAATGCCCAATTAACTCAATGGATTGATTGGCAGAGTGTGGCGGATGGCGATTTGGGCAGCATGGAAGAAATGTTAAACGCGCAGTTTAATAACGTCCTTGAAAAACAAAAAGATAAGCTCAAAGATAAACTAAAAGATAAATTATTCGGCAACTAG
- the ftsB gene encoding cell division protein FtsB codes for MKWITLILVSLCLLLQYRLWFGKNSIPDYIEIKQLVEEQQARNADLIQRNNLLLADIHDLKIGVDAMEERARNELGLIKQGETFYRILPAQD; via the coding sequence ATGAAATGGATCACGTTAATTCTCGTGAGTTTATGTTTATTACTGCAATATCGTCTTTGGTTCGGTAAAAACAGTATTCCCGATTATATTGAAATTAAACAGTTAGTCGAAGAACAACAAGCCAGAAATGCTGATTTAATCCAGCGCAACAATTTGCTTTTAGCCGACATTCACGACCTTAAAATAGGTGTCGATGCGATGGAAGAGCGGGCCAGAAATGAGCTAGGATTGATTAAACAAGGTGAGACATTTTACCGCATTCTGCCAGCTCAAGATTAA
- the ispF gene encoding 2-C-methyl-D-erythritol 2,4-cyclodiphosphate synthase, which produces MRIGHGYDVHKFGGEGPIVICGEFIDYEMGLVAHSDGDVALHALCDALLGACALGDIGKHFPDTDSAYAGADSRELLKHVYDLIRQKGYQLANLDMTIVAQAPKMAPHISAMRQNICSDLQVDIEQVNVKATTTEKLGFAGRKEGIACHAVVLLQVANT; this is translated from the coding sequence ATGCGAATTGGTCATGGTTACGACGTACATAAATTTGGTGGTGAAGGCCCCATAGTCATTTGTGGTGAATTCATCGATTATGAAATGGGCTTGGTCGCACACTCCGACGGTGATGTTGCGCTACACGCTTTGTGTGATGCTTTATTAGGGGCCTGCGCCTTAGGTGATATTGGCAAGCATTTCCCCGACACAGACTCAGCTTATGCTGGTGCAGATAGCCGAGAATTACTAAAACATGTATATGACCTGATTCGCCAAAAAGGCTATCAATTGGCTAATTTAGATATGACGATTGTGGCACAAGCACCCAAAATGGCGCCGCATATTTCCGCCATGAGGCAGAATATTTGTAGCGATTTGCAAGTGGATATTGAACAAGTGAATGTGAAAGCCACAACCACTGAAAAACTCGGGTTTGCTGGTCGAAAAGAAGGCATAGCCTGCCACGCTGTAGTGTTATTGCAAGTAGCCAATACATGA
- the ispD gene encoding 2-C-methyl-D-erythritol 4-phosphate cytidylyltransferase has translation MTQHFPSFSVIVPAAGVGKRMQADKPKQYLKIGDKTVLEHTVEKLITHPRVSHIVIALDPQDPYFDLLPLSQQEWITRVDGGSERADSVLAGLRAVNNADWIAVHDAARPCVSHADLDQLFSLYEKNNGGGILANTVKDTMKRAQQAHPNRVAKTVDRDGLWHALTPQFFALKQLRQSLTEALEQGVTITDEASAMEWAGWPVNLVEGSERNIKITRPNDLALARFYLSQEK, from the coding sequence ATGACTCAACATTTCCCCAGTTTTAGCGTAATTGTTCCTGCAGCAGGAGTCGGTAAACGCATGCAGGCAGACAAACCCAAGCAGTATTTGAAAATTGGCGATAAAACTGTGTTGGAACACACTGTTGAAAAGTTAATTACCCATCCTAGAGTCTCCCATATTGTTATCGCACTGGATCCGCAGGATCCTTATTTTGACTTGCTACCCTTAAGTCAGCAAGAATGGATAACGAGAGTGGACGGAGGTTCAGAGCGTGCAGATTCAGTGTTGGCCGGTTTACGCGCAGTCAATAATGCAGATTGGATTGCCGTTCACGATGCCGCTCGCCCTTGTGTCAGTCATGCTGATTTGGACCAACTTTTCAGTCTTTACGAGAAGAATAATGGTGGAGGCATACTCGCGAATACGGTTAAAGATACGATGAAACGTGCTCAACAAGCGCATCCAAATCGTGTCGCTAAAACCGTCGATAGAGATGGGCTATGGCATGCTTTAACACCGCAGTTTTTTGCACTTAAGCAACTTAGACAATCACTCACTGAAGCACTAGAGCAAGGTGTGACTATCACCGATGAAGCGTCGGCGATGGAATGGGCTGGATGGCCGGTTAATTTAGTTGAGGGAAGCGAACGCAATATTAAAATAACCCGTCCCAATGATTTAGCATTGGCGAGGTTTTATTTATCTCAGGAAAAATAG